GCCGTCCTCTCGGTGGGCACCTGCGCCTGCTTCGGTGGCATCCCCGCCGCACCCCCCAACCGCACCGGGGCCGCCCCCACGGCCCAGGCCCTGGCCAAGGCCGGGATCACGGTGCCCCTGGTCCATCTGCCCGGGTGCCCGCCCCACCCCGCGTGGATGGTCGGTAACGTGGTTCACCTGCTGCGGGTGGGGATGCCCGCCCTCGACGAGCACCTCCGGCCGGTTCGGACCTACGGCCAGCTCCTCCACGACCAGTGCCCCCACTTTGCAGAGTACGGGCGCCAGGAGTTTGCCACCGCCCTGGGGGGCCCGGGCTGCCAGTTCAAGCTCGGCTGCCAGGGGGTCATCACCCACGCCGACTGCTCCCACCGGGGGTGGAACGGCGGCGTCAACTGGTGCGTGCGCGCGCGCGCGCCCTGCGTGGGGTGCGCTCGGCCCGACTTCGCTCGGGATCCGGCGTACGCGTTCTATCGGCTCAACGAAGGGGGCGTCCCCGCC
This genomic window from Thermodesulfobacteriota bacterium contains:
- a CDS encoding hydrogenase small subunit, with product MAMDRRTFLKDAGLLLAGLGLGPALRPQFAQALEELAAGRAPVLWLQGQSCSGCSVSLLNSERPGPAELLTRYLSLYFHQTLSAATGDAAREALERAIEAGGYLLVTEGSVPLAVPEACLVGHEPYGRLLERAARRAKAVLSVGTCACFGGIPAAPPNRTGAAPTAQALAKAGITVPLVHLPGCPPHPAWMVGNVVHLLRVGMPALDEHLRPVRTYGQLLHDQCPHFAEYGRQEFATALGGPGCQFKLGCQGVITHADCSHRGWNGGVNWCVRARAPCVGCARPDFARDPAYAFYRLNEGGVPA